A single genomic interval of Prochlorococcus marinus XMU1406 harbors:
- a CDS encoding aminotransferase class V-fold PLP-dependent enzyme, protein MGTIQNFSEITKKDFPLLNKNIKSNEQIIYLDHAATTQKPIQVLEKINEYYKNFNANVHRGAHQLSAKATEEFENARYSISKYIKANTTKEIIFTRNATEAINLAARSWGEYSLKENDEILLSIMEHHSNIVPWQMVAAKNKCKLKFIGIDKNGKLDLDDFKSKLTSRTKLVSLVHVSNTLGCCNPIKEITKLAKQKGSLVLIDACQSLAHQKLDVIDLDIDFLAGSGHKLCGPTGIGFLWSRQEILKKIPPLFGGGEMIQDVFEETSTWAELPHKFEAGTPAIAEAIGLAEAIKYINTIGLNEIHKYEKTITKYLFEKLNQIENIEIIGPSPEIDPDRASLATFYIKNIHSNDIAEILDSKGICIRSGHHCCQPLHRYIGVKSTARISMNFTTNKEEIDMFIEKLKDTIDFLKINS, encoded by the coding sequence ATGGGAACGATTCAAAATTTCTCTGAAATAACTAAGAAAGACTTTCCTCTTTTAAATAAAAACATAAAAAGTAATGAGCAAATCATTTATTTAGACCATGCTGCAACCACTCAAAAACCAATACAAGTCTTAGAAAAAATTAATGAATATTATAAAAACTTTAATGCCAATGTACATAGAGGAGCGCATCAATTAAGTGCTAAAGCGACAGAAGAATTTGAAAATGCAAGATACTCAATTAGTAAATACATAAAAGCAAATACGACAAAAGAAATTATTTTCACAAGGAATGCTACTGAAGCAATAAATCTAGCTGCTAGATCATGGGGTGAATATTCATTAAAAGAAAACGATGAAATTCTTCTATCAATAATGGAGCATCATAGCAATATTGTTCCATGGCAAATGGTTGCAGCAAAAAATAAATGTAAATTAAAATTTATAGGCATCGATAAAAATGGAAAATTAGATTTAGACGATTTTAAATCAAAACTAACATCTAGAACAAAGCTTGTTAGCCTAGTACATGTTAGTAATACTCTAGGTTGCTGTAATCCAATCAAAGAGATAACTAAATTAGCCAAACAAAAAGGTTCTCTAGTATTAATAGATGCATGCCAAAGTTTGGCGCATCAAAAACTGGATGTAATTGATCTTGATATAGATTTTTTAGCGGGATCAGGACATAAACTTTGCGGTCCTACAGGAATTGGTTTCCTCTGGTCGAGACAAGAAATTCTGAAAAAAATTCCTCCTCTCTTTGGAGGTGGCGAAATGATTCAAGATGTCTTTGAAGAGACAAGTACCTGGGCAGAGCTCCCACATAAATTCGAAGCTGGAACTCCAGCCATTGCAGAAGCAATAGGCCTTGCAGAAGCAATTAAATATATAAACACTATAGGATTAAATGAAATTCATAAATATGAAAAGACTATTACTAAATATTTATTTGAAAAGTTAAATCAAATAGAAAATATTGAAATTATAGGTCCATCGCCGGAGATAGATCCAGACAGAGCCTCACTTGCCACCTTTTATATAAAAAATATACATTCAAATGATATTGCTGAAATTCTTGATTCAAAAGGAATTTGTATCAGAAGTGGTCACCATTGCTGTCAACCTCTTCACAGATACATTGGAGTTAAATCAACAGCTAGAATCAGCATGAATTTCACAACCAATAAGGAAGAAATTGATATGTTTATAGAAAAATTAAAAGATACTATTGATTTTCTAAAAATCAATTCTTAA
- a CDS encoding YggT family protein: protein MLVNSLQILDISLGISLSYLTIVFLIRLILTWYPKIDLNKGFLLLISIPSSSILNLTRKLIPPIGGVDVGPVIWIGIISFLREILVGQQGLIKLAMHTHIS from the coding sequence TTGCTTGTAAATTCTCTTCAAATTTTAGATATTAGTTTAGGAATTTCTCTTTCATATCTAACTATAGTTTTTCTAATAAGATTAATACTTACTTGGTACCCAAAAATTGATTTAAATAAAGGTTTTTTGTTATTAATTTCAATACCATCAAGTTCTATTCTTAATTTAACAAGAAAACTAATTCCTCCAATTGGAGGCGTTGATGTTGGCCCCGTAATTTGGATCGGAATTATAAGCTTTTTAAGAGAAATTTTAGTTGGTCAGCAAGGGCTTATAAAACTTGCAATGCATACTCATATTTCATAG
- a CDS encoding histidine triad nucleotide-binding protein has product MTETTIFQKIINEEIPCDKLYEDEFCIAFNDIQAQAPVHFLVIPKKPIISLLDCIEEDANLLGHLLFVGSKLAKSKSLTNWRTVINTGAESGQTVFHLHIHFLSGRKMNWPPG; this is encoded by the coding sequence ATGACTGAAACTACAATATTTCAAAAAATAATTAATGAGGAAATTCCCTGCGATAAGCTTTATGAAGATGAGTTTTGTATTGCCTTTAATGATATACAAGCGCAAGCACCAGTACATTTTTTAGTGATTCCAAAAAAGCCAATTATTAGTTTATTAGATTGTATTGAAGAAGATGCAAATTTATTAGGGCATTTACTGTTTGTTGGTAGCAAATTAGCTAAATCAAAAAGTTTAACTAATTGGAGAACAGTAATTAATACTGGAGCAGAATCGGGACAAACAGTTTTTCATTTACATATTCATTTTTTATCTGGAAGAAAAATGAATTGGCCCCCAGGTTAA
- the accC gene encoding acetyl-CoA carboxylase biotin carboxylase subunit yields MVEKVLIANRGEIALRIVRSCRELGIATVAVYSTVDKKALHVQLADEAVCVGDSLSNKSYLNIPNILAAATSRGVDAIHPGYGFLAENDKFAEMCNDHGIVFIGPSSKAIRSMGDKSTAKETMEAVGVPTVPGSKGLLSNVDEAYKLADDIGYPVIIKATAGGGGRGMRLVENSDNLEKMFKAAQGEAEAAFGNDGLYMEKFIKKPRHVEIQILADRSGNVVHLGERDCSVQRRHQKLLEESPSPAINTELRKKMGNAAIAAAKSIGYEGAGTVEFLVDDDNNFYFMEMNTRIQVEHPVTEMVTGVDLIAEQIKIASGANLEFNQDDIHLNGHAIECRINAEDPSHNFRPSPGKITGWLPPGGPGVRVDSHVYTGYEIPPFYDSLIGKLIVWGKDRNTAIKRMNRALNECAVTGIPTTINFHLTLLNKSKFKQGKIHTKYVEEELLPNY; encoded by the coding sequence ATGGTTGAAAAAGTTTTAATTGCTAATCGTGGAGAAATAGCTTTACGAATTGTCAGAAGTTGTAGAGAACTAGGTATTGCAACCGTTGCAGTTTATAGCACTGTAGATAAAAAAGCATTGCATGTTCAGCTTGCTGATGAGGCGGTTTGTGTCGGAGATTCATTAAGTAATAAGAGTTATTTAAATATTCCAAATATACTTGCTGCTGCTACATCCAGAGGAGTTGATGCTATTCATCCTGGTTATGGATTTCTTGCGGAAAATGATAAATTTGCTGAGATGTGTAACGATCATGGCATAGTTTTTATTGGCCCATCTTCTAAAGCTATTAGATCTATGGGAGATAAATCTACAGCTAAAGAAACTATGGAAGCAGTTGGAGTTCCAACAGTACCTGGTAGTAAAGGCTTGTTATCAAATGTTGATGAGGCTTATAAATTGGCAGATGATATTGGCTATCCGGTAATTATTAAAGCGACTGCTGGAGGAGGTGGAAGAGGTATGAGGTTGGTTGAAAACTCTGATAATCTTGAAAAAATGTTTAAAGCAGCTCAAGGCGAAGCAGAAGCAGCTTTTGGTAATGATGGTTTATATATGGAGAAATTTATAAAGAAGCCAAGACATGTAGAAATTCAAATTTTGGCTGACAGGTCGGGTAATGTTGTTCATTTAGGAGAGCGAGATTGTTCAGTTCAAAGAAGACATCAGAAGTTACTAGAAGAGTCTCCTAGTCCTGCAATTAATACTGAGCTAAGAAAAAAAATGGGGAACGCAGCTATTGCTGCTGCAAAAAGTATCGGCTACGAAGGAGCGGGGACAGTTGAATTTTTAGTTGATGATGATAATAATTTTTATTTTATGGAAATGAATACTAGGATTCAAGTTGAACATCCTGTTACTGAAATGGTTACAGGAGTTGATTTAATAGCTGAGCAAATTAAAATTGCAAGCGGAGCAAACTTGGAATTTAATCAGGATGATATCCATTTAAACGGCCATGCCATTGAATGTAGAATCAATGCTGAAGATCCCTCTCACAATTTCCGACCATCACCTGGAAAAATAACTGGGTGGCTTCCACCTGGTGGCCCTGGTGTAAGGGTGGATAGTCATGTTTATACAGGCTATGAAATACCTCCTTTCTATGACTCATTAATTGGTAAATTAATAGTCTGGGGAAAAGATCGTAATACTGCAATTAAACGTATGAATAGGGCTTTAAATGAATGTGCAGTAACTGGTATTCCAACAACAATTAATTTTCATCTAACCTTACTGAATAAATCTAAATTTAAGCAGGGTAAGATACATACTAAATATGTAGAAGAAGAATTATTGCCAAATTACTGA
- a CDS encoding Ycf66 family protein, which produces MVNASLNWASIVGIVLAVCGGGLYFLRSFKPALARDYDVFFAAIGLLCGGILFFQGWRLDPILQFGQFLLAGTTVFFAYESVRLRGVATDQARRSSYFDDDPISDVPRNSRGRFNDDYDRFEESDRPSRRFKPQEDEFEEDYTEGRSRRRNVSRAIPSAAASRSRPSTREISQFENDEPIRRRRQTAGDRNSKQQETNNFGERRNSSRDEVKTGSRPRMNRTVSRQDNISAPGDSPSRKKPTRSPIRQQTSTAQVEDASFKDANPAKKPRETRRVSSQARSSSKNQNSRYNVGTNKKKPRDNSSRFDD; this is translated from the coding sequence GTGGTCAATGCTAGTCTCAATTGGGCCAGTATTGTTGGTATAGTTCTCGCTGTATGTGGAGGAGGCCTTTATTTTTTGAGGTCCTTTAAGCCTGCCTTGGCAAGGGATTATGATGTTTTCTTCGCAGCAATTGGACTTTTGTGCGGAGGAATATTATTTTTTCAAGGCTGGAGGTTAGATCCTATCCTTCAGTTTGGTCAGTTTTTATTAGCAGGAACTACAGTTTTTTTCGCATATGAAAGTGTGCGATTGAGGGGAGTTGCTACTGATCAAGCTAGAAGGTCATCTTATTTTGATGATGATCCTATTTCTGATGTGCCCAGAAATTCTAGAGGCCGATTTAATGATGATTATGATAGGTTTGAAGAATCTGATAGGCCATCCAGAAGATTTAAACCTCAAGAAGATGAATTTGAAGAAGACTATACGGAAGGGAGATCTCGTAGGAGGAATGTTTCAAGAGCTATACCCTCTGCTGCAGCAAGTAGAAGTAGGCCATCTACAAGGGAAATAAGTCAGTTTGAAAATGACGAACCTATAAGAAGGAGAAGACAGACTGCTGGAGATAGAAATAGTAAACAACAAGAAACAAATAATTTTGGTGAGAGAAGAAATTCATCTCGCGATGAGGTTAAAACAGGGTCAAGGCCCAGAATGAATCGTACAGTTTCTAGACAAGATAATATTTCTGCTCCAGGTGATTCTCCATCTAGAAAGAAACCTACTCGATCCCCTATTAGGCAGCAAACTTCAACAGCTCAAGTAGAAGATGCTTCATTTAAAGATGCTAATCCAGCCAAAAAACCGCGTGAGACTCGTAGAGTAAGCTCTCAAGCTAGATCAAGTTCAAAAAATCAAAATAGTAGATATAACGTTGGAACAAACAAGAAGAAACCTAGAGATAACAGTTCTAGATTTGATGATTAA
- a CDS encoding SufD family Fe-S cluster assembly protein, with protein MEIIEKIKTNKSIDNQTEIQKICLNKLQSSPLPNPKSEQWRLSNKAKFSNFLDYSVAEKDPKFETPFPNTSQSTIRFVIGNNCQINLIEENYSIQQLSQDELDKYIKAQISCFDQNENWSDLLNLSLSNTKNILGLKINGSKIPPIEIFSHSSSNSLNAKTLVIFLEKNCDVELLQVNLVKENSSLSQSTYFCLDENSSVNHGVVSYGENRSNLLNSLNVIQQKNSEYNLGSLHFKFNYARFEISIKQSEGKAKTNIKGMQITKKDEQISTYTKIDFNGPNGFLDQINKSLADDESHAIFEGSIIVPKIAQKTDASQLSRNLLLSNLAQIDTKPQLEIIADDVKCKHGATISKLNEDELFYMRSRGITLPEANKLQLSSYFQEIISFIPVAKDRWDLLDKLLNEK; from the coding sequence ATGGAAATTATTGAAAAAATAAAAACCAATAAATCGATTGATAATCAAACAGAAATACAAAAAATCTGTCTAAATAAATTACAATCAAGTCCCCTCCCTAATCCTAAAAGTGAACAATGGAGACTTTCAAATAAAGCAAAATTTTCAAACTTTTTAGACTACTCGGTTGCTGAAAAAGATCCAAAATTTGAGACACCTTTTCCGAATACTTCTCAAAGTACTATTAGGTTTGTAATTGGTAATAATTGCCAAATTAATTTAATAGAAGAAAATTATTCAATACAGCAATTAAGTCAGGATGAATTAGATAAATATATCAAGGCACAGATATCTTGCTTTGATCAAAACGAAAATTGGAGTGATTTGCTCAATCTGTCTTTGAGTAATACAAAAAATATCTTGGGATTAAAAATAAATGGCTCAAAAATTCCTCCTATTGAAATCTTTAGTCATTCATCAAGTAATTCATTAAACGCAAAAACCCTAGTAATATTTTTAGAAAAGAATTGTGATGTTGAATTACTACAAGTAAATCTTGTTAAAGAAAACTCTTCCTTATCTCAATCAACATACTTTTGTTTAGATGAAAATAGTTCTGTAAATCATGGTGTTGTTTCTTACGGTGAAAACAGATCAAATTTATTAAATTCTCTAAATGTAATTCAACAAAAAAATAGCGAATACAACTTAGGCTCTTTACATTTCAAATTCAATTATGCAAGATTTGAAATTAGTATTAAACAATCTGAAGGAAAGGCTAAAACCAATATTAAAGGTATGCAAATAACAAAAAAAGATGAGCAAATTTCTACTTATACAAAAATAGACTTTAATGGCCCAAATGGATTTCTAGATCAAATCAACAAATCACTTGCTGATGATGAATCACATGCAATATTTGAAGGTTCAATAATAGTTCCTAAAATTGCCCAGAAAACTGATGCTTCTCAATTAAGTAGGAATTTACTTTTATCAAATCTCGCACAAATAGATACCAAACCTCAATTAGAAATAATTGCTGATGACGTCAAATGCAAACATGGAGCTACAATATCGAAATTAAATGAAGATGAACTTTTTTATATGAGATCAAGAGGGATCACATTACCAGAAGCAAATAAACTACAATTAAGTTCTTACTTTCAAGAAATAATTTCATTTATTCCCGTTGCAAAAGATAGATGGGATTTGCTTGATAAACTTTTAAATGAAAAATAA
- a CDS encoding alpha/beta hydrolase family protein, translated as MSNNDKLKVIQTESKKKAFKELTIVRDTIFWIDVVGEGQNENAIFARPFHDKEAFPQKLTSKKYNIKNNFHGYGGKSYKCINFKNNFYLIWIDQITKALWFQIFKESASNYRSQNKYLVSVQEPSQLSKSIDGNFDSSFVISEKNFLYGICEINNRDYLFSLNLKKTKQDIHRIKKFKNFAGELSSNTSVNLLSWIEWDYPYMPWEKNELFFAQIDLDGEIQKIKKFSNKLINSKKNVSFFQPYWISETLLVCSEDSSGWWNLLFLDVSEIENIFIKKRVEKNLIEYGVPQWVTGITFFSGTIKNLFCVAKKENILIVEQYKDLEFVKEFFTPFTSISDFSVFRKKVLLKGNGSDFLGIVFEIDFAKKVLSNFSEQIFFDHIKDCSKPETFWFKGFEAQSTHSFLYRPLVENFRKPPLLVRAHSGPTSCFDGSYNAEVQYWTSKGFFVAEVNYGGSSGFGKAYRERLNYKWGIVDSYDCKALALELIKSNQVDSEKVVIFGNSAGGLTALNCLLYGSIFTAAICKYPVIDLKDMHYNTHRFEKDYLNSLVGNYAKNYDDYINRSPVNHINKIKKPILLFHGKKDTVISYKQTLKIQEILIQNNKYSEVIFFDNEGHGFKSIENKEVVMQKSQQFLKNALNI; from the coding sequence ATGAGTAATAATGATAAGCTAAAAGTTATTCAAACTGAATCTAAAAAAAAAGCTTTTAAGGAATTAACTATTGTTAGGGATACCATTTTTTGGATTGATGTAGTTGGTGAAGGTCAAAATGAAAATGCCATTTTTGCAAGACCATTTCATGACAAAGAAGCGTTTCCTCAGAAATTAACAAGTAAAAAATATAATATTAAAAATAATTTTCATGGATATGGTGGTAAATCTTATAAATGTATAAATTTTAAAAATAATTTTTATTTGATATGGATAGATCAGATTACCAAGGCATTATGGTTTCAAATTTTTAAAGAGTCAGCGTCAAATTATAGAAGCCAAAATAAATATCTAGTTTCAGTTCAAGAACCTAGTCAACTATCTAAATCAATTGATGGAAATTTCGATTCTTCATTTGTCATTTCTGAAAAAAATTTTTTGTATGGAATTTGCGAAATAAATAATAGAGATTATTTATTTTCTTTAAATTTAAAAAAAACTAAACAAGATATTCATCGAATAAAAAAATTTAAAAATTTTGCTGGAGAATTATCTTCTAATACCTCTGTTAACTTACTTTCTTGGATAGAGTGGGATTATCCATATATGCCTTGGGAGAAAAATGAGCTCTTTTTTGCTCAAATAGATTTAGATGGCGAGATACAAAAAATAAAAAAATTCTCAAATAAGCTGATAAATTCCAAAAAAAACGTTTCTTTTTTCCAACCCTATTGGATAAGTGAAACACTTTTAGTATGTTCTGAAGATAGTTCTGGATGGTGGAACTTATTGTTTTTAGATGTTAGTGAAATTGAGAATATTTTTATTAAGAAAAGAGTAGAAAAAAATTTAATTGAATATGGAGTACCACAATGGGTCACTGGAATAACATTCTTTTCAGGGACTATAAAGAATTTATTTTGTGTAGCAAAAAAAGAAAATATTTTAATAGTGGAACAATATAAAGATCTTGAATTCGTTAAAGAATTTTTTACTCCTTTTACCTCAATAAGTGATTTCAGTGTTTTTCGGAAAAAAGTTCTTTTAAAAGGTAATGGATCTGATTTTTTAGGAATTGTATTTGAAATTGATTTTGCAAAAAAAGTTTTATCAAATTTTTCTGAGCAGATATTTTTTGATCATATAAAAGATTGTTCAAAACCTGAAACATTTTGGTTTAAAGGTTTTGAAGCTCAATCTACTCATTCTTTTCTTTATAGGCCGCTTGTTGAAAATTTTAGAAAGCCACCGCTCCTTGTTAGAGCACATAGTGGACCAACTTCATGTTTTGATGGATCATATAATGCTGAAGTTCAATATTGGACGTCGAAGGGATTTTTTGTTGCTGAAGTTAATTATGGAGGATCATCAGGATTTGGTAAAGCATATAGAGAGAGGTTGAATTATAAATGGGGCATTGTTGATTCTTATGATTGCAAAGCACTAGCTCTTGAATTGATTAAATCAAATCAAGTTGATAGTGAAAAAGTAGTAATTTTTGGGAATAGTGCTGGTGGTTTAACTGCCCTGAATTGTTTATTATATGGATCTATTTTTACAGCAGCAATTTGTAAATATCCTGTTATTGATTTGAAGGATATGCATTACAACACTCATAGGTTTGAAAAAGATTATTTAAATTCTTTGGTAGGAAATTATGCAAAAAATTATGATGATTATATAAATAGATCCCCGGTAAATCATATTAACAAAATAAAAAAACCAATCTTATTGTTTCATGGAAAAAAAGATACAGTTATTTCTTATAAGCAAACTTTAAAAATTCAAGAAATTTTGATTCAGAATAATAAATATTCAGAAGTTATTTTTTTTGATAATGAAGGGCATGGTTTTAAAAGTATTGAAAATAAAGAAGTGGTAATGCAAAAATCTCAGCAATTTTTAAAAAATGCTTTGAATATTTAA
- a CDS encoding ABC transporter ATP-binding protein/permease, with amino-acid sequence MKKAVNNKSKILYQLQKLRKLSQPFFLPIDQCNGLQFIWLLISLLFCVGGVVLVGLTGIISFFESFQPIFIEKYFGGVVNTVNSIWAGSWGLLFSALFLIGSGSFFSLRRQLKNRRWLHWLFLAIIVLMLLAVNGINAGIGFIARDLTNALVEKQEDGFYRILGIYACCFAVALPIRVSQIFFTYKLGIIWREWLSKSLVKDYMTNKAYYQLNPNDEEQTDVDNPDQRITDDTRAFTGQSLSFTLGIFDALLTFSLNILILWSISTTLTFSLFGYAAFATSILLIAGKNLVKIDFDQLRYEADFRYGLVHIRDNAESIAFYSGENPERSETERRLGEVVRNFNLLIIWRVIIDVMRRSINYAGNFFPYLIMAIPYFKGEIDYGRFIQASFAFGMVEGSLFFIVNQIEELAKFTAGIGRLEGFQSKVESISQTNPTSNQNVISDYPSILINNADLCPPGSNKTIIKNLNLSIDNNQSLLVVGPSGCGKTSLLRMISGLWEPDQGVIKKPKIGELLFIPQKPYMLLGSLREQLCYPTEVKKFSDEHLTSVLHEVNLKTLVDRYPNLDIKQDWPRILSLGEQQRLAFARLLLNSPRFAVLDEATSALDINTEKKLYSLLKERELSLISVGHRPSLKDFHENILELNGQGDWKLLTSDKYNFKD; translated from the coding sequence ATGAAGAAAGCAGTTAATAATAAATCTAAAATACTGTACCAATTACAAAAATTAAGGAAGCTATCTCAGCCATTTTTTCTTCCTATAGATCAATGTAATGGATTACAGTTCATATGGCTTTTGATTTCTCTTTTATTTTGTGTTGGTGGAGTAGTACTTGTTGGTCTTACAGGAATAATCAGTTTTTTTGAAAGCTTCCAACCAATTTTTATTGAAAAGTATTTCGGAGGTGTAGTAAATACTGTCAATTCAATTTGGGCTGGAAGCTGGGGATTGCTTTTCTCTGCCTTATTTCTAATTGGATCAGGGAGCTTTTTTAGCTTAAGACGTCAATTAAAAAACAGAAGATGGCTACATTGGTTATTCCTTGCGATAATTGTATTAATGCTTCTAGCTGTAAACGGAATAAACGCAGGTATTGGATTCATTGCAAGAGATTTAACAAATGCTTTAGTAGAAAAACAAGAAGATGGATTTTATCGGATATTGGGTATTTACGCTTGTTGTTTCGCTGTGGCTCTACCAATACGTGTTTCTCAAATATTTTTTACATATAAGTTAGGAATAATTTGGAGAGAATGGCTTTCAAAAAGTTTAGTCAAAGATTACATGACTAATAAAGCTTATTACCAACTAAATCCCAATGATGAAGAACAAACTGATGTAGATAATCCTGATCAAAGAATCACAGATGATACACGAGCTTTTACCGGGCAAAGTCTCTCTTTTACATTAGGTATTTTTGATGCCCTACTAACATTTTCACTTAATATTCTTATTTTATGGAGTATTAGTACAACACTTACTTTTTCTTTATTTGGTTACGCTGCCTTTGCAACTTCTATCCTTTTAATTGCTGGAAAAAATCTTGTAAAGATTGACTTTGATCAACTCAGATATGAAGCTGATTTTCGATATGGCTTAGTACATATAAGAGATAATGCTGAATCAATAGCCTTTTACTCTGGGGAGAACCCTGAGCGAAGTGAAACTGAAAGACGCCTAGGTGAAGTGGTGAGAAACTTTAATTTACTGATTATATGGAGAGTAATAATAGATGTCATGAGAAGATCCATTAATTATGCTGGAAATTTCTTTCCATATTTAATAATGGCAATCCCTTACTTTAAAGGTGAAATTGATTATGGACGCTTTATTCAGGCAAGCTTTGCATTTGGAATGGTTGAAGGTTCATTATTTTTCATTGTTAATCAAATCGAAGAACTTGCGAAATTTACTGCTGGTATTGGCAGATTAGAAGGATTCCAATCAAAAGTTGAATCCATTAGTCAAACCAACCCAACAAGCAATCAAAACGTTATTTCTGATTACCCCTCGATTCTTATTAATAATGCTGACCTTTGCCCTCCAGGATCAAATAAAACAATAATTAAAAATTTAAATTTGAGCATCGACAATAATCAATCACTTTTGGTTGTAGGACCATCTGGGTGCGGAAAAACATCTTTACTAAGAATGATTAGTGGTTTATGGGAACCCGATCAGGGAGTAATTAAAAAACCAAAAATTGGGGAATTATTATTCATACCTCAAAAACCATATATGTTACTTGGTTCTTTAAGGGAACAATTATGTTATCCGACAGAAGTTAAGAAATTTAGTGATGAACATCTTACTTCTGTACTTCATGAAGTAAATTTAAAGACCCTAGTGGACAGGTATCCTAATCTTGATATCAAACAAGATTGGCCACGAATTCTTTCCCTAGGCGAGCAACAAAGATTGGCTTTTGCAAGACTCTTACTAAATTCTCCAAGATTTGCAGTACTTGATGAAGCAACAAGTGCTTTAGATATTAACACTGAAAAAAAACTATATAGTTTACTAAAGGAACGAGAACTTTCTCTTATTAGTGTTGGACATAGACCTAGCTTAAAAGATTTTCACGAGAATATTTTAGAATTAAATGGACAAGGAGACTGGAAATTATTGACTTCTGATAAGTATAATTTTAAAGATTAA
- a CDS encoding chlorophyll a/b-binding protein, with translation MNPKEEQTNSETTNLENESSIEQNKDPNYINEQIGDNKVDEKSIEIKDEYKFGWSSYSEITNGRFAMIGFLAIILIELFSKQSFLKWAGIL, from the coding sequence ATGAATCCTAAAGAAGAACAAACTAACTCAGAAACCACTAATTTAGAGAATGAGAGTTCTATAGAACAGAATAAAGATCCAAATTACATTAATGAACAAATTGGCGACAATAAAGTAGATGAAAAATCTATAGAAATTAAAGATGAATATAAATTTGGATGGAGTAGTTATTCTGAAATAACTAATGGAAGATTTGCAATGATTGGCTTCCTTGCAATAATATTGATTGAATTATTTAGTAAACAATCGTTTTTAAAATGGGCAGGAATCTTATAA
- the def gene encoding peptide deformylase translates to MANHFSQLAKKSRTNGSSEKIAKEQTGKPSLDIYKLGDDVLRQNSKRITKVDESIRKLAREMLQSMYAAKGIGLAAPQIGINKELLVIDVNFEDSAAEPLILINPEITDFGTTLNSYEEGCLSIPGVYLNVVRPSTIKLKFRDEMGRPRKMKADGLLARCIQHEMDHLNGILFVDRVTSKDDLNKELLKEGFNEKDVISIN, encoded by the coding sequence GTGGCAAACCATTTTTCACAACTTGCAAAAAAGTCAAGAACAAATGGGAGCTCGGAAAAAATTGCAAAAGAACAAACAGGTAAGCCATCTCTAGACATTTATAAGCTTGGTGATGATGTATTAAGACAAAATTCCAAGAGAATAACTAAGGTTGATGAATCGATTAGAAAACTTGCTAGAGAAATGCTGCAAAGCATGTATGCAGCTAAAGGAATTGGACTTGCCGCACCTCAAATTGGTATCAACAAAGAGCTTCTTGTCATAGATGTAAATTTTGAAGATTCAGCAGCAGAACCTCTAATATTAATCAATCCAGAAATTACAGACTTTGGAACAACCCTTAATTCATACGAAGAAGGCTGCTTGAGTATACCTGGCGTCTATTTGAATGTAGTTAGACCATCAACTATCAAATTAAAATTTAGAGATGAAATGGGGAGACCACGTAAAATGAAAGCAGATGGACTTCTGGCGAGGTGTATTCAACACGAAATGGATCACTTAAACGGAATATTATTTGTTGATAGAGTTACATCAAAAGATGATTTGAACAAAGAGCTTTTAAAGGAAGGGTTTAACGAAAAAGACGTAATTTCTATTAATTAA
- the psbX gene encoding photosystem II reaction center protein PsbX, giving the protein MFPISNLLLVADFSAEVANNSAVGMIGSFIAAALLIVIPATAFLIFVSQKDSLDRTSTGRR; this is encoded by the coding sequence GTGTTTCCAATCTCTAATTTATTACTAGTCGCAGATTTTTCTGCTGAAGTTGCAAATAATTCCGCAGTTGGAATGATTGGTAGTTTTATTGCCGCTGCCTTACTTATCGTTATTCCAGCCACTGCATTTTTGATTTTTGTCAGCCAGAAAGATTCACTCGATCGTACTTCTACTGGAAGACGCTAG